The following are encoded together in the Perca fluviatilis chromosome 23, GENO_Pfluv_1.0, whole genome shotgun sequence genome:
- the si:ch211-244b2.3 gene encoding uncharacterized protein si:ch211-244b2.3 isoform X2 produces MEQDEVRYWQETPVNGKHFEWQLSNGHQWMPIENDHVIETHYCQPGAKGITINFGDRQVFIDFDQLQTLTAALKVQRLSFLPQGQTEDVGWYFRDDQLWREYGSQSSSMLSSSISSGDVERQFTLNPRGTFIFTVGSTRYSLDFSTMTQTNSITGLGRKVRRRPKFTFKAGSLYATSAFPTASSSQLTDGGYKWEFMGDGEKWTEYKAHICSFDSTAIETQYQLNPQGQLHFKIKRYSYTLDFSGMCQVNDNIGTTRAVRRTADDGRQQNSSPGTQPRWQFQDIGGIWKDFSKGRSISSQDIELKYQQNPSGTIMFMTKKFSYELNFSAMTQRNLSTNTTRSVRRLNQ; encoded by the exons ATG GAACAGGATGAGGTTCGCTATTGGCAGGAGACTCCAG TCAATGGGAAACATTTTGAGTGGCAGCTGTCAAATGGACATCAGTGGATGCCAATTGAAAACGACCACGTCATCGAGACCCACTACTGCCAACCTGGAGCTAAAGGAATCACCATCAACTTTGGCGATAG ACAGGTGTTCATAGACTTTGATCAGTTACAGACTCTGACTGCAGCTCTGAAGGTGCAGAGACTAAGCTTCCTACCTCAGGGCCAGACTGAGGATGTAGGCTGGTACTTCAGAGATGACCAGCTGTGGCGTGAATATGGGTCCCAG AGCTCCAGCATGCTGTCTTCCTCAATCAGCAGTGGCGATGTCGAGCGTCAGTTCACGCTAAACCCTCGAGGAACCTTCATCTTCACGGTGGGCTCGACGCGCTACTCACTCGACTTCTCCA CCATGACCCAAACAAACAGCATCACAGGCCTGGGCAGGAAAGTACGAAGGCGTCCTAAATTCACTTTCAAGGCAGGGAG CCTTTACGCCACCTCAGCTTTCCCCACTGCTTCCTCCTCCCAGCTCACTGATGGAGGCTACAAGTGGGAGTTCATGGGAGACGGGGAGAAATGGACAGAATACAAAGCACAT ATATGTTCATTTGACAGCACTGCCATTGAGACACAATACCAGCTGAATCCACAGGGCCAGCTACACTTCAAGATCAAGAGATACTCATACACCCTGGATTTTTCAG GAATGTGTCAAGTCAATGACAATATCGGGACTACAAGAGCAGTGAGGAGGACTGCTGACGATGGGAGACAACAGAATAGCAG TCCGGGCACACAGCCACGATGGCAGTTTCAAGATATTGGTGGAATTTGGAAAGATTTTTCCAAAGGAAGAAGCATATCCAGTCAGGACATCGAGCTAAAGTACCAACAGAACCCGTCAGGAACCATAATGTTTATGACCAAGAAATTTAGCTACGAGCTAAACTTCTCAG CCATGACTCAGAGGAACCTGTCCACGAACACCACCAGATCAGTGCGACGACTTAACCAATGA
- the si:ch211-244b2.3 gene encoding uncharacterized protein si:ch211-244b2.3 isoform X1 yields MFQEQDEVRYWQETPVNGKHFEWQLSNGHQWMPIENDHVIETHYCQPGAKGITINFGDRQVFIDFDQLQTLTAALKVQRLSFLPQGQTEDVGWYFRDDQLWREYGSQSSSMLSSSISSGDVERQFTLNPRGTFIFTVGSTRYSLDFSTMTQTNSITGLGRKVRRRPKFTFKAGSLYATSAFPTASSSQLTDGGYKWEFMGDGEKWTEYKAHICSFDSTAIETQYQLNPQGQLHFKIKRYSYTLDFSGMCQVNDNIGTTRAVRRTADDGRQQNSSPGTQPRWQFQDIGGIWKDFSKGRSISSQDIELKYQQNPSGTIMFMTKKFSYELNFSAMTQRNLSTNTTRSVRRLNQ; encoded by the exons ATG TTCCAGGAACAGGATGAGGTTCGCTATTGGCAGGAGACTCCAG TCAATGGGAAACATTTTGAGTGGCAGCTGTCAAATGGACATCAGTGGATGCCAATTGAAAACGACCACGTCATCGAGACCCACTACTGCCAACCTGGAGCTAAAGGAATCACCATCAACTTTGGCGATAG ACAGGTGTTCATAGACTTTGATCAGTTACAGACTCTGACTGCAGCTCTGAAGGTGCAGAGACTAAGCTTCCTACCTCAGGGCCAGACTGAGGATGTAGGCTGGTACTTCAGAGATGACCAGCTGTGGCGTGAATATGGGTCCCAG AGCTCCAGCATGCTGTCTTCCTCAATCAGCAGTGGCGATGTCGAGCGTCAGTTCACGCTAAACCCTCGAGGAACCTTCATCTTCACGGTGGGCTCGACGCGCTACTCACTCGACTTCTCCA CCATGACCCAAACAAACAGCATCACAGGCCTGGGCAGGAAAGTACGAAGGCGTCCTAAATTCACTTTCAAGGCAGGGAG CCTTTACGCCACCTCAGCTTTCCCCACTGCTTCCTCCTCCCAGCTCACTGATGGAGGCTACAAGTGGGAGTTCATGGGAGACGGGGAGAAATGGACAGAATACAAAGCACAT ATATGTTCATTTGACAGCACTGCCATTGAGACACAATACCAGCTGAATCCACAGGGCCAGCTACACTTCAAGATCAAGAGATACTCATACACCCTGGATTTTTCAG GAATGTGTCAAGTCAATGACAATATCGGGACTACAAGAGCAGTGAGGAGGACTGCTGACGATGGGAGACAACAGAATAGCAG TCCGGGCACACAGCCACGATGGCAGTTTCAAGATATTGGTGGAATTTGGAAAGATTTTTCCAAAGGAAGAAGCATATCCAGTCAGGACATCGAGCTAAAGTACCAACAGAACCCGTCAGGAACCATAATGTTTATGACCAAGAAATTTAGCTACGAGCTAAACTTCTCAG CCATGACTCAGAGGAACCTGTCCACGAACACCACCAGATCAGTGCGACGACTTAACCAATGA